A stretch of DNA from Tribolium castaneum strain GA2 chromosome 7, icTriCast1.1, whole genome shotgun sequence:
TAATTACTTCTTAaggtgttatttttgttttctgacCTCTTttttggtgttatttttgtttcttggctttttttttcttcttttcttgcccgtcttatttttttaaatacaacaatataaaaaaatgtaaaaattagaaaaaattagttgTACGAAACTACAGTTTAGAAAGTTGTCTCTACTGTTCCTAACTCAGAAATTCCTAAAAACAAGGATGTTGTGCATgttttgtacaattttaactaatttttttacgaaaatttagagtttttgaaagtttatttattgtccTAAACATGCACAACATCCTTGtttttaggaatttttgtaaaaagttcaaactttttttactattttcttCCATTTATTCACTTGTAGGTAACAAAacacgaaaattaaaaacagaaaacagaTTTTTCAGCTATTTTGTgcgatttataattttaaaaacacgtaactttttaaaaataacattaaaaaatgagtATCAAAGTTTAGGTTCAGTTttgattgatattttttttttctaaactagtGAAAAAATCTCagttgggacaccctgtattatgaaataaattttcttttccTTGAGATATTTCCACTCTATTTTATCACCATCTAAATTAAGACAGTTTTGTAtgatatttgtaaaaaatattaaacaataaaagtgGTAGTTTATGTAGCAGaactgaataatttattttgcttaaattcgtttattttttattttaatacttaaaatttattgcagttacctattatttttttttactttactaATAATTGGGTGATAATCgttagaatcgtttgaaaaaatcaactttttCTTTCAACATCTAttccgattttaattttttaaatgaaactctttaacaatttttttgctaatttccTAAGTTTGTCATAGATTTAGGAAGAATCTAAACATTCTTTTAGTAAACTTAATATTTtggtattattttaataataaaatttgaaactaTAGTGTATTAGGTAATAGGTGGAGTTTGTTACTTGAcggtttattttcttttttttttcttttttttacttaaaaatttactgattTCATTAATCAACGCTGGGAAGTTAGAAAAACTACCGATTTCTCGTATGATGATCTGAGTTTGAAAAACAACAAGAAAAGCAAAGAATACTTTCAgactttattaaattagttacttttaaacaaaaaactcaCACATAAAAATAGCATAATTATTTCTTAagatgttatttttgttttactgaCTTTTTTCAGTGTTACTTTTCTTTCttgactttttttcttcttttcttgttcgtcttatttttataaatacaacaatataaaaaatgtagaaaataaaaaaaattaaaaaaaaatagttgcaCTAAACTACAGTTTAGAAAGTTGTCACTACTGTTCCTAACTCAGAAATTACGAAAACTAAATTATGACCAGTGGCAGCtcgttataaaacaatttgaaaTACAAACATTCACTTCCCAGTTACtttctgtttcaaaattacagAAATAGTGACAACAATAtacttacattttttgaagcaaagaggtcacaaattgaaaatttctaTATTTCCGTGTATTTCTGTGTTAAATTAGATTCTAGTGTCACATTTAGTGCCAAGAAAACTTtctaattagaagaaaaaaccAATTGtgaaaagttgtttttatatcgtatataaaaaaaattctattaaaaaaatcacaaaaaataataaataatagttaagTTTTGTCTTTAAAATTGCTTTGTTGGTGAAACTGGCTCTGATAAATCCACAGAGTCttcataattataaaaatataaatacacaAAGCTTAAAAcaatgtattagctgtttcaaaactataaaaacgccaatgtcgcattttaccgaattatttttatctagtcgtctgtgaatttctcacgtaaatgccgctttatagacaccgaaaaaacataataataagTTTTGTTTTCCACTGAGTTAagaaatttatcatttttagtgaagatacaatgtgtttttaaatcattCTCGTCTAGTCGTCTATGTAAATCAGACaccaaatattacaattttccataagtctccaattcggaaataagttTCGATAacagagcggcacaattttttttacatgtaaaccgatgtcaaagttaactagatgagaatcatttaaaaacactttgtACTATTATCTAATGAAAGAATAAAATACCCTAAGCAAAAGTAAATCTTTTTAAAACTTGTAAATTAATGCAGTTAAGATTTGTAAACCGAGGCGATAGCCGAGGTGTATAATCTTCGAAGTCGGTATTTTGTAGTAATAACCGTGTGGCAATTTTTCCCAGCGATTCTATTTTTAGCtggatttacaattttttacgtagcatttactatttttaccgatcaattattttttcacataGCACTTAAAAGCTTacgaattataaaaaaaacaacataaacaAAAGTAGgaagtttaaaaaacacttcCATCACCAAAATCCTCCTATTGACACTTTTGTGTATATATTACACTgtgtatattttatatatatataatatatataattatattattattatatattgtaatattattataattatatatataattattatatatatatatatatatatatatatatatatgaaaatatatataaatatataaatataaaaactgaaaacagtGTAAAATATACACAAATATATacataaaatatatatataattattatatattatattatatatatatatataatatattttattcttcgacactgtgtcaaaatttacggtttttctcctgtgtaaggaagttttgacaactgtttggcatttctcagtacgaaacgtcagattatttttaacaaatttaaagaaattttaagccttgctgagtctatttcgaggaataaaatgttgtattcaactcgtttttgtgtaaatcggttcatttatttcgtctcgtggatgataaaccactcgttttcactcgtggtttaaaaatccactcgtgaaataaagcgtccgatttacactcaaactcattaaataaataactattatgtataTATTTGTGTATATTTTACactgttttcagtttttttataagTAGGTAGTACccaaattttcgaattttgacgaaaattttccaagaaaaaatccaaaaaaatagtaccaACTAACCCAGCCTTCTTTGACAGACATGCTGGACTCTCAGGAGAAGACCCCGTTATCGTCGGTCTCGTACCCATCGATGTTCACCCCATCTCAACTCCTGATGGCCAGCCACCTCATGGCCGCCTCCCGCCTAAGCCTCCCCACCAACCCCGCTTTCTTCCACCCCGGCCTCCTCCCGCTCGCCTGGCAAGCCAATTCCCCCCCATCTCCCCCGGCCCCCAGCGAGCTCCCGGCCCTAAAATCGCGCAAACTGAACAACAACAACGTCGTCAGCAGCACCAACCAGGAGATCCGCGGCCCGAAACGAAAAACGTGGAAGGTGGAGGAGGACAGTCCTTCGCCCACGTCGAGCGTCTCCCCCGAGGTGAAGGACTCCAGCCGGGACCGGCCCTTCACCTGCGAGGTGTGCAACCGCTCGTTCGGCTACAAGCACGTCCTGCAGAACCACGAGCGCACCCACACGGGGGAGAAGCCCTTCGAGTGCCAGGAGTGCCACAAGCGGTTCACGCGCGACCACCACCTCAAGACCCACATGCGGCTGCACACGGGCGAGCGGCCCTACCGCTGCGAGCACTGCGACCGGCAGTTCGTCCAGGTGGCCAACCTGCGGCGGCACCTGCGGGTGCACACCGGGGAGCGGCCCTACGGCTGCGAGCACTGCTCGATGAAGTTCTCCGACTCGAACCAGCTCAAGGCGCACGTGCTCATCCACACGAACGAGAAGCCCTTCGAGTGCGACAAGTGCCGCGGCAGGTTCCGCCGGCGGCACCACCTGGTGCACCACAAGTGCGGCGGCGAGGAGGAGGCCGAGCGGGCGCGGCACCCGCCGTCCGTGCCGCTGGTGACGCTGCCGCTGCGCGTGGCGCTGCCCGAGCAGACGGAGCCGGAGGACCTCTCCATGACCACCGGCCTGCACTCGCACAGCAGCGGCGAGTCGCCGCTGTCCAGGTCCCCCAGCTCGCGGGAGGAGGACGACGAGGACCTGGACCCGCACGAAGCCGCCGCCATCTTCCTGCACACCTAGTCGCAGGTACTTGTTTTGTACAGTTGATTGGTATGCGAGTTCCTCCAGAGATGATGCAAGCCGGTGACTATTGTTAGTTGAGTTTGTTAGGTACCTGCCTTTGCTAATTTGCATGGGACGAAGGCCGATGCTCTAGTTAAAGTTTTGTGGAATTTTGCGGACGACGAGATGAGGGACCAAAGTGTTTCgagttttaaattaacttgCTTTTGTcggatttttcttttttttttcaatatccTGTTCTCATTCATGTGTTAGTCGTCATTCGTCAAGACTTGTTTACAACGCACGATTTTTACGAAATTCGATACCTTCGACCCTTTGGGGTGACAAGCGCGCGATCTGACTTTATCGGTTTCAAGGTGGAAAGTGGAAACGAATCGAAAAGACGGTTTTAAACTACAATCAGACAGATGTTCAAGAACTTGGACAAAATTATAGCAAAAGGACGGctattttaactaatttttttctcatggtAAAGCCAAAAAGCTACGACTTGGCGGTTAATGCCaacatgttttaaataattaaagcaaaaattcaaataaacacagatttgacgaaaaaaaattaataaccaaaagtttgaagaaaaagaggctaagatataagaaaaaaatgtctaTTGCTGTAAGAATTTTCTAAAGTTAGTTCAATTTCATTCAAACACGACTAcattatgtatttaattta
This window harbors:
- the Kr gene encoding protein krueppel, with protein sequence MPLLQETTPKRDMLDSQEKTPLSSVSYPSMFTPSQLLMASHLMAASRLSLPTNPAFFHPGLLPLAWQANSPPSPPAPSELPALKSRKLNNNNVVSSTNQEIRGPKRKTWKVEEDSPSPTSSVSPEVKDSSRDRPFTCEVCNRSFGYKHVLQNHERTHTGEKPFECQECHKRFTRDHHLKTHMRLHTGERPYRCEHCDRQFVQVANLRRHLRVHTGERPYGCEHCSMKFSDSNQLKAHVLIHTNEKPFECDKCRGRFRRRHHLVHHKCGGEEEAERARHPPSVPLVTLPLRVALPEQTEPEDLSMTTGLHSHSSGESPLSRSPSSREEDDEDLDPHEAAAIFLHT